In Rhinolophus ferrumequinum isolate MPI-CBG mRhiFer1 chromosome 18, mRhiFer1_v1.p, whole genome shotgun sequence, a genomic segment contains:
- the RTBDN gene encoding retbindin, whose protein sequence is MACRGLTRPRGLAWALQLTLAWILLAACGGSRPHPLRSQRHYSLAENLGTGQLQLAEMDTPEASDPGILPERCGQPSPGCESFLEHLQVALRARFHFLLLGLLQTQPLCAEFCDAWFATCESDITCGPTWLPLLEKRNCDPGCSTYGQTFADGLDLCRSVLSYGLRVAVPGAGHCLNISISVRPHPRHGRRSRETTFPHSRHPRTWILDTAGSGSGSGSGSVP, encoded by the exons ATGGCCTGCAGGGGCCTCACTCGACCCAGGGGCCTGGCTTGGGCCCTGCAACTGACCCTGGCGTGGATCCTGCTAGCAGCCTGTGGAGGGAGCCGCCCACACCCACTTAGGTCCCAGAGACACTATAGCCTGGCAGAGAATCTGGGCACAGGCCAGCTGCAACTGGCAG AGATGGACACACCAGAGGCATCGGACCCTGGAATCCTCCCAGAACGCTGTGGGCAGCCAAGCCCCGG GTGCGAATCCTTCCTGGAACACCTCCAAGTTGCCCTCCGCGCTCGCTTCCATTTCCTACTATTGGGTCTACTCCAGACACAGCCGCTCTGCGCGGAGTTCTGCGATGCCTG GTTTGCCACCTGTGAAAGCGATATCACCTGCGGCCCAACTTGGCTTCCACTCCTTGAAAAGAGGAATTGCGACCCTGGCTGCAGTACCTATGGGCAG ACCTTCGCTGACGGGTTGGATCTTTGCCGCTCGGTTCTGAGCTACGGGCTGCGGGTGGCAGTTCCTGGCGCTGGTCACTGCCTCAACATTTCCATCTCTGTGCGTCCGCATCCCAGACACGGACGGAGGTCTCGGGAAACCACCTTCCCGCACTCCCGCCACCCTCGGACCTGGATCCTGGACACTGCGGGGAGCGGGAGTGGCAGTGGAAGCGGCAGCGTCCCCTAG
- the RNASEH2A gene encoding ribonuclease H2 subunit A produces the protein MDLSELERDNTGRCRLNSPVPAVCRKAPCALGVDEAGRGPVLGPMVYAICYCPLSRLTDLEALKVADSKTLSESERDRLFAKMEEDGDFVGWALDVLSPNLISTSMLGRVKYNLNSMSHDTAAGLVQYALDQGVKVAQVFVDTVGLPETYQKRLQQCFPDIEVTVTAKADALYPVVSAASICAKVARDQVVKNWQFVEKLQDLDIDYGSGYPNDPKTKAWLRKHVEPIFGFPQFVRFSWRTAQSILEKEAEVVTWEDSPTEEDQVGHGKITSYFNEGHRTRPRLPHRYFQERSLESATTL, from the exons ATGGATCTCAGCGAGCTGGAGAGAGACAATACGGGCCGCTGTCGCCTGAACTCGCCTGTGCCCGCGGTGTGCCGCAAGGCACCCTGCGCCCTGGGCGTCGATGAAGCGGGCCggggccctgtgctgg GCCCCATGGTCTACGCCATCTGTTATTGCCCTCTGTCGCGCCTGACAGATCTGGAGGCCCTGAAAGTAGCAG ACTCAAAGACTCTGTCGGAGAGCGAGCGGGACAGGCTCTTTGCGAAAATGGAGGAGGACGGGGACTTTGTGGGCTGGGCACTGGACGTGCTTTCTCCGAACCTCATCTCTACCAGCATGCTTGGGCG GGTCAAATACAACCTGAACTCCATGTCCCACGATACAGCTGCTGGGCTGGTGCAGTATGCGTTGGACCAGGGTGTGAAAGTCGCTCAG GTATTCGTGGACACCGTGGGGCTACCAGAGACATATCAGAAGCGGCTGCAGCAATGCTTTCCCGACATTGAGGTGACAGTCACGGCCAAGGCAGATGCCCTCTACCCCGTGGTCAGTGCTGCCAGCATCTGTGCCAAG GTGGCCCGCGACCAGGTTGTGAAGAACTGGCAGTTTGTGGAAAAACTGCAGGACCTGGACATTGATTATGGCTCCGGCTACCCCAATG aTCCCAAGACAAAGGCGTGGTTGAGAAAGCATGTGGAGCCCATCTTTGGTTTTCCTCAGTTTGTCCGGTTCAGTTGGCGCACGGCCCAGAGCATCCTGGAGAAGGAGGCGGAAGTCGTTACTTG GGAGGACTCTCCAACAGAGGAGGATCAGGTGGGACACGGGAAGATCACATCCTACTTCAATGAAGGCCACCGGAcccgcccccgcctcccccaCCGGTACTTCCAGGAGCGGAGCCTGGAGTCGGCCACCACTCTCTAG
- the PRDX2 gene encoding peroxiredoxin-2 produces MAAGNAHIGKPAPDFQATAVVEGAFKEVKLSDYRGKYVVLFFYPLDFTFVCPTEIIAFSEHAEDFRKLGCEVLGVSVDSQFTHLAWINTPRKEGGLGPLNIPLLADVSRNLSHDYGVLKKDEGIAYRGLFIIDGKGILRQITINDLPVGRSVDEALRLVQAFQYTDEHGEVCPAGWKPGSDTIKPNVYDSKEYFSKHN; encoded by the exons ATGGCCGCCGGTAACGCGCACATCGGAAAGCCCGCCCCGGACTTCCAGGCCACCGCCGTAGTGGAGGGCGCCTTCAAGGAGGTGAAGCTTTCCGACTACAGAG GGAAATACGTGGTCCTCTTTTTCTACCCGTTGGACTTCACTTTTGTGTGCCCTACGGAGATCATCGCTTTCAGCGAACATGCTGAGGACTTCCGAAAGCTGGGCTGCGAGGTGCTGGGGGTCTCTGTGGACTCGCAGTTCACCCACCTGGCTTG GATTAACACCCCCCGGAAAGAGGGAGGCTTGGGCCCCCTGAACATCCCCCTCCTGGCCGATGTAAGCAGAAACTTGTCCCACGATTATGGCGTGTTGAAGAAAGATGAAGGCATCGCCTACAG GGGCCTCTTTATCATCGATGGCAAGGGTATCCTTCGCCAGATCACCATTAATGATTTGCCTGTGGGGCGCTCCGTGGATGAAGCTCTGAGGCTGGTCCAGGCCTTCCAGTACACAGATGAACATGGGGAAG TCTGTCCCGCTGGCTGGAAGCCAGGCAGTGACACAATCAAACCCAACGTATATGACAGCAAGGAATACTTCTCCAAACACAACTAG
- the LOC117038286 gene encoding phosphoserine aminotransferase-like: protein MNHRSLYFAKILNTENLVQELLADPENYRVIFVQGGGSGQCSAVPLNLIDLKAGRCADSVVTGAWSSKAAEEAKEFGTVNIVHPTLGSYTEILDPSTWTLSPNSSYVYYCTKETMHGVEFNFIPDVVGAVLVCDMSSNFPSKPLDVSKFHVIFAGAQKNVGSAGVTLVIIHDDLLGFALRERPTILEYKVQARNSSLYYTPPCFSIYVMGLALEWVKNNGGAAAMEKLSSSKSQMIYDIIDNSQGFYVWHRSVGGIQAPLYNAVKSRIFRSWLPS, encoded by the exons ATGAACCACAGGTCATTATATTTTGCTAAGATTCTTAACACAGAGAATCTTGTGCAGGAACTGCTAGCTGATCCAGAAAACTACAGGGTGATTTTTGTTCAAGGAGGTGGGTCTGGCCAGTGCAGTGCTGTCCCCTTAAACCTGATAGACCTGAAAGCAGGAAGGTGTGCCGACAGCGTGGTGACAGGAGCTTGGTCATCTAAAGCAGCAGAAGAAGCCAAGGAGTTTGGAACTGTGAATATCGTCCACCCAACACTCGGGAGTTACACAGAAATCCTGGACCCAAGTACCTGGACTCTCAGCCCAAACTCCTCCTATGTATATTATTGCACCAAGGAGACCATGCACGGCGTGGAGTTTAACTTTATCCCTGATGTTGTGGGAGCAGTGCTGGTTTGCGACATGTCCTCAAACTTCCCATCCAAGCCACTGGATGTTTCCAAGTTCCATGTGATTTTTGCTGGTGCGCAGAAGAACGTTGGTTCTGCAGGGGTCACACTGGTCATCATCCACGATGACCTGCTAGGGTTCGCCCTCAGAGAGCGCCCCACCATCCTAGAGTACAAAGTGCAGGCCCGCAACAGCTCCTTGTACTACACACCTCCCTGCTTCAGCATCTACGTCATGGGCTTGGCTCTGGAATGGGTTAAGAACAACGGCGGTGCAGCAGCCATGGAAAAGCTTAGCTCCAGCAAATCGCAAATGATTTATGATATTATTGATAATTCTCAAGGATTCTATGTAT GGCATAGGTCTGTGGGAGGCATCCAGGCGCCTCTGTATAATGCCGTCAAATCAAGGATATTCAGGAGCTGGCTACCTTCATAA
- the JUNB gene encoding transcription factor JunB: protein MCTKMEQPFYHDDSYAAAGYGRAPGGLSLHDYKLLKPSLALNLADPYRSLKAPGARGPGPEGSGGGSYFSGQGSDTGASLKLASSELERLIVPNSNGVITTTPTPPGQYFYPRGGGSGGGAGGAGGGVTEEQEGFADGFVKALDDLHKMNHVTPPNVSLGASGGPPAGPGGVYAGPEPPPVYTNLSSYSPASAPSGGAGAAVGTGSSYPTATISYLPHAPPFAGGHPAQLGLGRGASTFKEEPQTVPEARSRDATPPVSPINMEDQERIKVERKRLRNRLAATKCRKRKLERIARLEDKVKTLKAENAGLSSTAGLLREQVAQLKQKVMTHVSNGCQLLLGVKGHAF from the coding sequence ATGTGCACTAAAATGGAACAGCCCTTCTACCACGACGACTCATACGCAGCGGCGGGATACGGCCGGGCCCCGGGCGGCCTCTCTCTACACGACTACAAACTCCTGAAACCCAGCCTGGCGCTCAACCTTGCCGACCCCTACCGAAGTCTGAAAGCGCCTGGGGCGCGGGGCCCCGGCCCAGAGGGCAGCGGTGGTGGCAGCTACTTTTCCGGCCAGGGCTCGGACACAGGCGCGTCGCTCAAGCTCGCCTCATCGGAGCTAGAGCGCCTGATCGTCCCTAACAGCAACGGCGTGATCACGACGACGCCCACGCCCCCGGGACAGTACTTTTACCCCCGAGGGGGTGGCAGCGGTGGAGGTGCGGGGGGAGCGGGGGGCGGCGTCACCGAGGAACAGGAGGGCTTCGCCGACGGCTTTGTCAAAGCCCTGGACGACCTGCACAAGATGAACCACGTGACACCCCCCAATGTGTCGCTGGGCGCCAGCGGGGGCCCCCCGGCGGGGCCTGGGGGTGTCTACGCGGGCCCGGAGCCGCCTCCTGTCTACACCAACCTCAGCAGCTATTCCCCAGCCTCTGCGCCCTCCGGAGGCGCCGGGGCCGCCGTCGGGACCGGGAGCTCATACCCGACGGCCACCATCAGCTACCTCCCACACGCGCCGCCCTTCGCTGGCGGCCACCCGGCACAGCTGGGCCTTGGCCGAGGCGCCTCCACCTTCAAAGAGGAACCTCAGACCGTGCCTGAGGCGCGCAGCCGCGACGCCACGCCGCCAGTGTCCCCCATCAACATGGAAGACCAGGAGCGCATCAAAGTGGAGCGCAAGCGGCTGCGGAACCGGCTGGCGGCCACCAAGTGCCGGAAGCGGAAGCTGGAGCGCATCGCGCGCCTAGAGGACAAGGTGAAGACACTCAAGGCGGAGAACGCAGGGCTCTCCAGCACTGCCGGCCTCCTCCGGGAGCAGGTGGCTCAGCTCAAACAGAAGGTCATGACCCATGTCAGCAACGGCTGCCAGCTGCTGCTCGGGGTCAAGGGACACGCCTTCTGA